In one Agathobacter rectalis ATCC 33656 genomic region, the following are encoded:
- a CDS encoding alpha/beta fold hydrolase, giving the protein MKKSTKNLLFLTSAVIAGMHIYNRVVDSNAERKNALKVDNGHYYKWKEGNIFYTKTGTGKPILLIHDTDSGASGEEWAKVAKKLAKNNTIYTIDLLGCGRSDKPSIQYTSYMYVQIITAFVDDVIGKPVNVAATNLSTAPVIMANALSKDLFNKIILINPVSLQQLKCIPDKSTKFKQNIINLPIVGTFIYNKLMSPIKVDLLFRNKFISRSQLISDNMKDAYYESAHKGQSRGKYLYSSILSNYINTNIAPALKNLDKDVSIIASTGIKNNMDVINNYHKLNSKCDIIHIANAKLYPQLELPEKTASIIKKIVTN; this is encoded by the coding sequence ATGAAAAAAAGTACAAAAAATCTGCTTTTTCTCACATCTGCAGTGATTGCCGGAATGCATATATACAACAGAGTTGTAGACTCTAATGCCGAAAGGAAAAATGCACTCAAAGTAGACAATGGCCACTACTACAAATGGAAAGAAGGAAATATCTTTTATACAAAAACCGGCACCGGTAAGCCAATACTTTTAATACACGACACCGACTCCGGAGCATCCGGTGAAGAATGGGCTAAAGTAGCTAAAAAGCTTGCAAAGAACAATACCATATACACAATTGATTTACTTGGATGTGGCCGCTCGGACAAGCCTTCCATCCAATATACAAGCTACATGTATGTACAGATTATCACAGCCTTTGTAGATGACGTAATCGGAAAGCCTGTTAACGTAGCTGCAACCAATCTTTCAACAGCTCCTGTAATCATGGCAAATGCTCTGTCAAAGGATTTATTTAATAAAATCATACTTATAAACCCTGTATCATTGCAACAGCTTAAATGCATACCTGACAAGAGCACCAAATTTAAGCAGAACATAATTAATCTACCAATCGTAGGTACATTTATATACAATAAGCTTATGAGCCCTATCAAGGTAGATTTACTCTTCAGAAATAAATTTATTTCAAGAAGCCAGCTCATATCAGATAATATGAAGGATGCATACTATGAGTCCGCACATAAAGGGCAAAGCCGCGGCAAATATCTTTACTCTAGCATTTTATCAAACTACATTAATACTAATATCGCGCCCGCTCTCAAGAACCTGGACAAAGATGTATCAATTATAGCTTCAACAGGAATAAAAAATAATATGGATGTTATCAACAATTACCATAAGCTAAACAGTAAATGCGACATCATCCATATTGCAAATGCAAAGCTTTATCCTCAGTTAGAGTTACCGGAGAAGACAGCTTCAATTATTAAAAAAATTGTTACTAACTAA
- the rsmG gene encoding 16S rRNA (guanine(527)-N(7))-methyltransferase RsmG yields MKYDFTHFTDELSKIKCTLNNSQLEQFELYYDMLIEKNKVMNLTAITDFDEVIEKHFLDSLFLCHTLDLNAEKNIIDVGTGAGFPGIPLKIAFPQLKITLLDSLNKRVGFLNEVIEALELKDIEAVHGRAEDFARDKEHRAAYDICVSRAVANLSTLSEYCLPFVKMGGCFVSYKSGECESEVADAKSAIYLLGGKLNKIEQFGYSDNHRSFVIIDKVMNTSNKYPRKAGLPSKKPL; encoded by the coding sequence ATGAAATATGATTTCACACACTTCACTGATGAATTATCAAAAATTAAATGTACATTAAATAATTCACAATTAGAGCAATTTGAGCTATATTATGACATGCTTATCGAAAAAAACAAGGTTATGAACCTTACTGCCATCACAGATTTCGACGAGGTAATAGAGAAACACTTCCTTGATAGCTTGTTTTTATGCCACACATTAGATTTAAACGCGGAAAAAAACATCATTGATGTCGGAACCGGAGCTGGTTTTCCCGGTATTCCTCTTAAGATAGCTTTTCCTCAGCTTAAGATTACTTTATTAGATTCACTTAATAAGAGAGTTGGATTTTTAAATGAAGTTATTGAAGCGCTTGAGCTTAAGGATATTGAAGCAGTCCATGGCAGGGCAGAGGATTTTGCCAGAGATAAGGAACACAGGGCAGCTTATGATATTTGTGTATCGAGAGCAGTTGCAAATCTATCTACTCTTTCAGAATACTGTCTGCCGTTTGTGAAAATGGGAGGCTGCTTTGTGTCATATAAATCAGGTGAGTGCGAGAGCGAGGTGGCAGATGCAAAGTCGGCCATTTATCTGTTGGGAGGAAAGCTGAATAAAATAGAGCAGTTTGGCTACTCGGATAATCATCGCTCTTTTGTCATAATTGATAAGGTTATGAATACGAGCAACAAGTATCCGAGAAAAGCCGGACTGCCTTCAAAGAAACCATTGTAA